A genomic window from Leptospiraceae bacterium includes:
- a CDS encoding YajQ family cyclic di-GMP-binding protein, translating into MADSSFDIVSKIDRSELSNAVALANTELNTRFDFKGSKSEVKLDEKDITIISDNDIKLKQVIDVFQNKLIKRGIGLKAFNFEGKIEASSGQTCRMKVKVQDGLEKDHTKEITKLIKDSKIKVQVVNMGDCVRVSSKKKDDLQEIQKLLKSAELKFDVQFTNYK; encoded by the coding sequence ATGGCTGATTCATCATTCGATATTGTTTCAAAAATAGATAGATCGGAACTAAGTAACGCAGTTGCCCTTGCCAATACGGAATTAAACACCCGTTTTGATTTCAAGGGTTCAAAATCAGAAGTAAAACTGGATGAAAAAGATATTACAATTATCTCAGATAATGATATTAAACTCAAACAGGTAATTGATGTCTTTCAAAACAAACTGATTAAACGCGGCATCGGTTTAAAAGCTTTTAACTTCGAAGGAAAGATTGAAGCTTCCAGCGGACAAACCTGTCGTATGAAGGTAAAAGTTCAGGATGGACTGGAAAAAGACCACACAAAAGAAATCACCAAACTCATCAAAGACTCGAAAATAAAAGTCCAGGTGGTTAACATGGGAGACTGTGTGCGTGTCAGCAGTAAAAAGAAAGACGATTTGCAAGAAATTCAAAAACTCTTAAAAAGTGCTGAATTGAAGTTTGATGTTCAGTTTACAAACTATAAGTAA